The nucleotide sequence CATCATGTTTGTGTTTAAATGCTCTTGTTTTGTCTCTGATGTGCTCAGGTTGAGGAGCAGGTGGACAAGCAGAGGGCTCATGCTATGTCCACGCTGGACAGACTGGCACGGCAAGTAGCTGTGGAAAAACTGGAGAGACGGGAAAAGTGCAAAGCTTTTAAGGTTGGACTTTTCTCAATCCTTATagaagttaaaaaaaatgcataggtGCACGTAGCATCACTGAAGATTAAAGGAGctgttcacccaagaatgaaagaAAATTAGTTTGAACACATTTGGAgtaatgtagcattgcatcacttgatcaccaaagatgggtgccgtcagaatgagtccaaacagctgataaaaacatcacaagtaatccacaccactccagtccaccagttaatgtcttgagagtAAAGACGAATCCATCATTTGGATGTTTTAACTTGAATCTGTCGCTTCTGGCCAGTatccataataactcttcctccggtgaaaagaAGTCTATGCCATCCTCTCGTATCAAAATTCACAACACCCAACTATTTAGCACTGTTTTGGCTTGttaacagtgcttgatctgtgcagatttcactcctgattcagaccagaacacttttttttactggagaaagcataATTCTGGATTATGGGCTCGTAGTTTAGCAAGAAGCAACGGTTtgatgttaaaaacatcttaatgatggatttgtttcttacaaacacgcatcTTTTGGCTTCACCacacattaactgatggactgaagtgatgtggataattgtgatgtttttatcagcggtttagactctcactctgacggcacccattcactgcagagcatccattagtgatgtgatgcaatgctacatttcttcaaatctgttcccatTCCCAAATCTATTATTAACAACTTAGATTGtaagtaaatgttcagcaaattcacatttttgagcTGTTCTTTTAAGTGCtgatttagaaaaataattgtaaaaataaatgtgtacgTTTTGTATAAAGTTAACTTTTGTgtttgtagagctgctttacagcagaagtCAATCATTTGCTTCTTTGAAACTGTGTGTAGTGTCTAAAGCGCTGTAGAAATGAAGGTGACTTGCAGTGCATGTGTAGAATCATTGACATTGATGATAACTGTATTTTGTGATCTGTATCGTAGGAGAAATTGATTTCGCAGCAAGCACATGGGCGGCGTGAGCTGTCGGTCAGCCATGGTAATAGTGGCAGCAGTGATGCCAAGCGCTGTGTGGATATTTGGCTAAAGATGCCAGGTGTGTAATGTTCGTCTGACTTCATTATTTCCAGtagtagagtgtgtgtgtgtgtgtgtggttctccTGCTCACGTTCTCTGGATCGCTCAGGGTTACAGCCAGGCACGGTTAACTCCAGCTCGCTGTGGAGGCGCAGATCGGCTCCCGCTGCAGCCAGATGTTCCCCTCAGACCTGCCCGGTCATCAACTGCGCCAGAGTCTATGACAATGTTCCTCTGCTCGAGGGTCATCTTAAAAGGTACACGTTCAGAAATTGCTCTGATTTTTAGGGGGATGTAGTTGAGGTCTGTTTGACCCACTTTAAGTTTTTGTTTCTAGGTTTGATCATTCCCCCTGTGACCCCACGATTACGCTGAGAGGCAGCCCTGCTGCTTTCTATGCCTGTGTGGCCTGTGGGTGCTACTTTCACTCCAAGTGTGCGTGGAAGGACCACGTGGAGTCCAAGGTTTTAACTTTCAAACTTTTCTTTCATCTTTATGATTATTGATGTTATAAGGTGGTCATAATTAATGCGCTGCGATGTTTAACACAACCCGTTTGCATTGTTTGTGTGATTTAATGCACTTATCATTGAAGCTCTACAAGTTAAACATCACCTGTGAGTGAGAGCATTATTCATAGAAATGTTAATGCGGAGCGCTAATCAGCATTTGTTTACCTGTGTTTTGAAGCAGAGTAGCCCAGAGCAGTGTTTTGTGCTAGTGAGATGAGTAAAGGGCAGTGTTGCAGCAGTGCACCTGTTTTAATGCCCTCTCAGGCCCTTACAGATAAACAGGACAGTGGTCATACCTGAAAACATGGAAGTCTGAAGGCATTGGCACTCAAAttggagtagttcacccaaaaaatgaaaatttgctgaaaatgtactcacccttaggtCATCCAaaatagatgagtttgtttcttcatcaaaaaagattcagagaaatgtagcattatatcacttgctcgcCGACGAGTCCTATATCCATATTCATGCTTGATGGTGCCCTTGATTTGAGATTTCCGCCTAATTTTAAAGCCATTAACTCAGCAAAAACTGTCCATGGTGTCAGTGTTGCCAGTTACGACGTTATAAAAGGACTATTTCAAAATACTACATAATCATAACGGGCTAATACACAGTTGTTAACTTGTGATTTTTACCTCTATATTGATATTATTTTGCTCTTCTTCTTTGTGTCACTTCCTGCCTTGTGCCCctgataattttctttttttaaattatttttttaaattatactttaagAGCACACAAAGCTATTTTAACTGCGTGAGCCATGCATAATTAGTCCGTTATGATGATGCATCATAATTGTCATAATgcagaaagtgtttaaattagtACAACATGAGATGTTGTCAAATCTTATggttttttgttgattttattattttaaacattattgtaATCAGTTCAATAATCGATCAGTAGTAAAATTATGTTAGCTGTCAGAAATGATTAATATATGGGTGTAGAGCACACGATGGTCACAGGAGGGCACACTtccgaaaaataaaaaaaactttcgtGCATTGCATCCTCAGTCATTTAATGCCCTGGGTAACTGAATATGTTCCCTATGCCACAGGCCAGCACTGCTTCTGTGAAAAAGTAATCTCATCTACTCATCAGGAGAGAAATTTGCActgatcaagcaccatttacaatcAAAAACTGTCCTAAAATGTAGCTGCAAAGAACTAGCGGCGACAAAAGCCGACGGTGTGGTGGCTTCGCATCGGTAGCATCAGATCCAAAAGGCTGTGCTCAAACCTAAAAAATGGCAACTTTTAATTTTCCATCGGTCTTGGtatacaatgtaactacagaagagtcaagttttaaataagaaaaatattgaaactctggtgatttttgagcgagatgctaacagtgtaatcagattcaatgatcgaTGCTAAGCTGCAGCTAAGAGACAGCCAAACGGTAAAAATTAGTGTTAGAAATTAGTGTTCCTCTAAGAGTGATTCAAGACCAATCTGAGAGAGGAAAATACGAAAACTTTAATTTTATGGTCATGGTCATTTTACTACAACTCAAAATGGCCAATGCCCCAAAAGGCTGATATATGAAATTTAGGTATTGTTTGATTCAGTATGTTATTCCAAATAGAACGAGACCAATCTTAAGATTTTTGGCCACACTGGTCAGAAGTTATAAGCTATATTTCTTTAATTATGttttgaccagtaggtggcaCTACTCATGTGccctcagttcatgcttgttataataCATACCGAATTTTGGTCAGAATCTGCTAAAGCGTTGGGGTGAAATAGCCTCATGTCCATTTTTGTTAACAAGAACATCCTGGTCTATCTGAAATCTTTTTGCCAGCatgatctgaagatgatctgagctaCTTTTGGTGAAAATCAGGCACATCATCGAAGACaagtctgaaaaaagaaaaaaagagatttttctcaaaattgtgaaAAATCTTAAATCTCGTAGAAGCGTGCAATTGACTCTGTATGAGCCAAGGTATCagatttctttatatattttttttttttacttctaatcatgggtggcctgaggatgagtaatgtttaatttttgggtgagttACTCCTTTAAGATCAGATCTAAAGTTGAACTGTTTATCTCAAAAGATCTGTATGAAAATAGAAGTTTTTACCTCATTGTCTTATgagagaaattatatataaaaaagaagtgTCATGTAAGCCATGCTTTTTTCTCTTGTGTTGGATGTCATCTGTAGGTGTCTTTCCCTGACACTGATGGTCACAGCCGTTCCCAGAGCTATCAGCTGATTGTTTGCTTTGCATGTCCTGCCTGTTACCTCCTCTTCAACATCAAGGAAGAATGCCTTGAGCACATGTCTGCAAAGAAACACTACACTCAGTCCATCACTCTCTGTGGTGCGTGGTCTCATTGTGTCCAGCTGTTTCGAGACAATTTTTTCATCCTGTATCTCTGAacgattccttttttttttctttttatttaacattttactaATCTAATATTTTGCATTTCAGAGATGAAACCATTATGCTTGCCTATACCAGTTCCACGGTATGCAAAGAACCGTTTAATCGCTCTCTGTAAGGACGTTGACTTCACAGTCAAATGCACAGCCTGCTCTAAGGTGCTCACCTCACATATGGAGGCAAGAGCACACTTCAAGTAAGTTTATATTGGGGGTTCTCtgattcaaattatatttttctcgGTCCGACATGACCGGCATTTGTTTAAAGGTGCCCTCGATTTTAGAGCCTGAGTACCAATGGTGCGAAGACCCTCTTTGAGTTGCTTAGTTTATTTTAAGATCCAAAAATGGAtaattcttttgttttgtttcccaGTGTGCACTGCAATAATGGCTGCGCTATTGTCACTGCTGATCAAAGCAAGGCTGAAATCATGAGGACGATGGCAGTCATGGGTCATTGCTCCTCATGCCCCAAACCTTTTTTTAGTTTGGATGAGATGGAGGAGCACGGAGAGCTCCTGAAGCATGAGGTGAAGAGGGTGAGCAGCATGGACAGGGCCCTTCTGTACTACAGCAACTACTGTGAAATCCAGAGTGCTCAGAAGGCCACGGCGTGTGGGAGCGATTCAGATGGGCCTTCAGTTAAGAGAAAAAGACTGGCCAGCTTAGATTCCCAACTCAAATCCAAAAAATGGTCACAGCTCGCCTGGTTCTGTGAGTGCGGCCTACGCTTCATAGAGGAGGATCAAGCAAGGAAGCACCTCCAAGCCGCCAATCAGATCTTTCACAAATGTGCGGTCTGTGGCAAGCTAATGGGCGAATTGTCCATAGCCCGCTTGCACATGAGCCGGTTCCACGGTGGTGCTCATTTGTCCAACTTCCTCTTCCACTGCAGACAGTGCAAGGTGGAGATGCCGCGGATGGAAGACATGATGGCCCATGTTGGTGTAAGCCACAGAGGGCACAACTACTACCAGGAAAGAGAAGACACAGCAGACGACTGCGTCTCGTCCAGTATGTCCCCCAAACCGTCCACCAGTGCGGAAACTGAAATCACCAGGCCAGACGTGTGCTCTAGTGTCTCGCCTCCCAAAGCCGAGTCTTGGCTTTGTCGGATGTGTGAAGACCTCTTCGACTCTGAGGCGGCGGTGCGGAAACACTGCGGTGATTTGAGCAGCCACAGTTTCCAGAGGTTTGCTTGTGGCCACTGTCCGCAGAAGTTTTTCAAGGACTCCACCCTGCGGCGCCATTGTGCCAATGAGCATGGTGGCGACATAATCCTGCGCTACTTCTGCGGGCTGTGCGATAGCATGCTATACGACACCGAGGAAGACTTTCAGGAGCACTACAACAGTCTGCACAGCCAAGATTACTACTGTTTACAAGAGGCTCCGAATAATTCCCAAGCAGCCTTGGAAAACACCACTGAGAGTCCGACTGCAAGCCCTGAGCAACTTTGTCCTTGCATGGGCTCCGAGAAATCCAGGGAGGAAAGGAAACCTATATTCACAAAGTGCATGAAACAGTTGGCCACCGAAAATAAATGCAGTTACTGCTGTCGCCAGTGTGACAAAAACACACCCACCTACGCCGAGATGAAGACGCACATCCTCCTGACACACAAGACCCAGAGCAATGAGAAGAGTTTCGATGTTCTGTGCACTGTTTGCTCACACAGCCACAAAGATATACCCAGTTTCCATTCACATTACCACAAGCATCACTGCCAGTCAGAGCCTTGTGCTTCTTCACGAGCCAGCGGCGCAGACGAGAAACCAGGCACCTCCTCCAGCATAATAAATGCCAAGGAGATCTTCCCTCAGAGTAATGGTAAGGCATCCATTTAGTATCTGGATGGATATTGAGTTACTGGGAGGTTTTTCCTCTTTATGATGACTCCAGCTGAATTATAGATCAATAATCTCCCTTCAAACTACAGCAATAAACCAACATGTACACTACCAGTCTGTATAACATCATGTGTAtcatgattttattatatatatataaacacacacacacacacacacacatagtgggTATGGAAAGTATTCAAACACCCTTAAATGTTTCACTccgttatattgcagccattttctcaaatcatttaagtaatttttttccctcaatgtacacacagcacatcacatggtcctaagtattcagacccttagCTCAGTATTCAGTAGAAACACCCTTTTGTTCTAATACaaccatgagtctttttgggatagatgcaacaagtttttctcCTGGATTtagggatcctctgccattcctcctcgCAGATCCTCTCCAggtctgtcaggttggatggtaaacgttggtagAGAGCCaatttcaggtctctccagagatgctcaattgggtttaagtcagaggctgggccattcaagaacagtcacagagttgttgtgaagccactttTTCGTTATtgtagctgtgtgcttagggtcattgtcttgttggaaggtgaaccttcggcccagtctgaagTCCTGAGCACTCTTTccgtccaggatatccctgtacttggccgcattcatcttttCCTCGATTGCAACCATTCGTCGTGtccctgtagccgaagaacccgccccccccccccccacacacacacacagcatgatgctgccaccaccatgcttcactgttggtctctatcttggtctcatcagaccacagAATACTTCAGGTGTTTTTCATCAAACTCCATTGGGGCTTTCAtatgtcttgcactgaggagaggcttccgtcgggtcactctgccataaagccccgactggtggagggtTGCAGTGATGGATGACTCTCTACAACTTTCTCATCTCttgactgcatctctggagctcagccacagtgatctttgggttcttctttacctctctcaccaaggctcttctcccccgatagctcagtttggccggatggccagctctaggaagggttctggtcatcccaaaGGTCTtaatttaaggattatggaggccactgtgctcttaggaacattaagtgcagcagaatttttttttttggtaaccttggtcagatctgtgccttgccacactTCTGTCTCTGatctcttcaggcagttcctttgacctcatgattctcatttgctctgacacgCACTGTGAGCTGGAAGGTcttagacaggtgtgtggctttcctaatcaagtccaatcagtataaaaaaagggggaaaaaaaatattaaatgattttagcaaatggctgcaatataacagagtgaaaaatttaagggggtctgaatattttcacactatgtgtgtgtgtgtgcgcgctcttgtttttgtgtcatatcaggacacaactctgggAGAGGgttgacttatgaggacatagcacgtccccatttttcaaaacgcttataaatcaaacagaatgagttttttttttttgagaaagtaaaaatgcacaaagtttcctgtgagggttaggtgtagggttggtgtagggccatagagtATATAGTTTGTACAgtgtaaaaaccattacacctttgggatgaacacacttttcacaaaaacaaacgtgtgtgtatgtatatatatattttctgtttttgtttttttcagtcaaTGAGTTTCAAGACGTAAAGAATGCCATTACCTCAAGTATTCTTGAAAAAGAGGTGACCGTTTCACAAGATGGTGATGGTAGGTTTACTTTACTTTAGTCCGTTGGGATGTTGTGTTGTAACGGAGTACTGTGATGATTCAGCAGATCAACAAAGTACATGGACAAGTAACATTATTTCTCCGTAGGTGCATTTGATCAGGACTTGAAACTGGCTTTGGCTCTGAGTGCAGAGGAGGCCAAGAAATCCAAAGAGCTGGATATTGGTAATAATTTAAACTCAACATATTTATGTAATAATGCTACCAAAAATCTTATATTTCTGAACAGTGTCAGAGCTCATTGAGAGTATGCTGTTCATTCATTAATGCGATGTTTATTTTGCCAGCTTTACATGCATGAACCGTATTATCATTGTGGGTATGTTTCATTTTCTTGGGCTTTGGCCCAGTGTGATACTTCTTGTAATAGATGGGATCTGGGGCAGGATCCATGAGCACATGTATGGTGCGGTGTTTTGTCTGTTTCTTGTTTTATGGTTTGGGTTTGACACTGAAGCATCATGTTAGTTTGAGTAATCACCGGTGAAAGACCCACAAATCATAcaacaattttatttgtttgatctTAACATTCATATTAATgaggtttgtttaaaaaaaatgcctttttattttttacaaatatttgcatTCTCATTTTGCAGAGATGGAGGAAGCCTTGAAAAGAAGCTTACAGGAATTTTGAAAAGGGAAGACACTATCCAAGTGTTTGTTTTCCCATGTCGTTCATGCACTGTACTGATTAAGcatgtatttttctttctgtttttcttaaGTTTAAATAAAggaaatgattaattattaagcCATATCTTGCCTGTCCCTGTCTGAGAGATCTCGCTGTGTTCTGGTGGTTTTTATCTTTTCTGTGATGTCATCTTGACCCTAGAAATGAATCCCCCCTTCCTTTGTTTGAGTGTCCTAGGTGAACTCCTCCACTCTTGTCTGAATGAGTGTATTCTGGTATAACCAAGGAAAGACCCAGCCCATATTTGTAGATGATACTCAAGACCGCTGGAAACTGCTAGAACTTGGTCGATAGCGTTGAGAAGTCTGATTCATTTAAGCGAATCGGCTCTTGTGGACGATTCATTTCAGCGAACAGGTCCCattcactgaatcttttgtgtgGGTCATGGGATATGGTCATTCAAGACGAGTTGCatgatatttagtaaatttaataattacatttaatcgTATACCGTTGTATACTATCATTTCTGTGTGATTCGCCAATGGCAAATAGAGGATGAGGGACTGATGAGTGCCACACGTGCCTTTGATAGCCTTcaggacaacacacacacacacgtcacaggTTTTATAACCAATGATGTCATCTTGGtcttatgcatatttattttacttttacttctgtgtttttcacttttcactaaactcatataactttaaaataaactataaaaacttTATTAACTGATATGAAGCAATGCAAAATCACTAATTCTGTTGGTATGGACTGACATTGGCGCTGGAAGCCCCGTGAATATGATTTGACTGGCCTGTGATTATTTTCAGAGCAGCAGCACATGGTTTTCTCTCTTGCTCTGTATAATCTAATGAGGTTTGGCTCTCAGCTTGCTGGGAATTTCACCTTCTTCTGTTAGGATGGTCTTTACAGCAGAGCAACACGGGCCTCTgcagtaaaataaaacagtacaatagaaatacctttttatttttgtcctttttcaGAATGGAGCCAAATGTCACTGGTGCACAGACAAGACACATCAGTCACAGAACGATCCCATCAGAACTTTAATCGTACAGTCAAAAACAAATCACTTCAAATGACTACAAAAATACACAGGTAGTGACAGATGCTGCTGCTGGCATATTCTTATGTCTACTAGAAAACAACCGAGCAGTTCTTGTGTTAGAAGTAAAGATAACTGTATCCTTACAGTATATGTAAGATAACCAAGCAATAGCATGATCAGGAATTATATCAGATCAATAAAGTGCCTTTAGTTCATTGTAGTGTCGCCATCATTTCACTGCAGCAAAATGAGAAAACCAGCGATCATCACGTGAAGCTGAGGAGCGCAGTAAACATGAAGGCCGTGGAGGCAAAGTACCAGCACTCCACTTTCAAACGAAAATGCAAGGCATGCGATTCATGAACAATACAATCAATCGAGAGCTAAGCCACATGAAACAAGTGAACGGAGAATGGCAAGAGCACGAATCCTGCTTCAGCTCAGCATTATCCTCATAAGACATTGAGTCAAAGTAGCAGGGACGGTCTGTAACTATATATTTTAAAGGCTGAGTTCATGGACGATATGATGGACGCAAATCGAGGAAAACATTTAGCACATCAATTTTCTGATCAGTCGTGTCTTAAGGCTCTGGGACTTTGAGAGGCTAGTGTCAGTCATAGATCCTCTAGAAACACACATTAAATAAACtcttctgaaatgtttcttgGTGGATTCCTGTACACATCAAAAGCCTAATACTGTGCTGAACATCAGTGTGATTTAGTCGGGTGATGTGCCACTGGTAATCTCGAACCCTTACTCAAATATACACTGAAAACAGTGAGTTTTATACAGTTATTGTAAATTCATGGGTCGGGGTGGATTTTGACACTAACTTGCTTAAAACGTGTATTTACTTTCCAGTAATGAAGACTATTGAATCCAGTAATTTTGGAAAAAGCTGAGTGTCTATATGTGCACAGCATCATAACTGGTGCAGATGTACATGTGTATCAGAAGGACTGGGCGATAGGAAAGAGATCTTTTACTTCAACTTCAATTGCAATAGCAGCAATAGTAAATAGcgaattatttttaatgcaagaaacagtgcatttaatgcattaaaaatagaaatgaatacatttaaaagttcATGCACATTTAAGAGTCAAAATTTAAAAAGGGGGAAATGTGTAAATAAGTGTTAATATTTATTGCTTggtgtgaaaataattaaacagcaTTTTGTTCATTTAGTGAATAGTGTGAAAACATGCCTTGGATTTTACTGCATTtaagttttaacatttaaatgtcttaACGTTTTGGCTAGAACTACTTTGAAAAGAAATCTCTGGTTTATGCCATTTCAATGCCATCTTCATAAAGGCTAAATAATATCAAGATCTAATTTCTAGCagctatatcgcccagccctagcagTTTCACACTGTAATATCTGCCCGCGCTGCCAGTTATCAccaaattcataaaaaaacaacttttcttCATCCCTAAAGAAATGTTTCTATAATACCATCTCTTTTAATATGACAGAGATTCAGAAGAGGATGCTGATGCATATCAATCATATCGAGTTCAAAATCTGTCCATTTACtaacaatatttacatttcttacaaGTACGTAGAGTTTAGAAACATTTGGCACTCTGTTAAATGTTACGAATCTAATTaagtcattattatatttttcatacaaaaatacCTATAAGAACATGTGGATTGAAACTGGTGAGAAACACATCTACACAACTCTTAAGGGAAGATTGTGAAAGCAAATGATGCGACTCCATCGATACAAACATATTGCACAAACGATGAACGGTCCAAACGCACAAACGGTGTGTTAGAAACGGTTTCTGCTGTAAAgaatctcctcagagaaaactACCCTGCTGTGAACCACGTGATATAATGCACATCTGAAGGAACTCACCATAGATTTGACTGGGAGAAAATCGCTTTTCATTCCAATTATGAGCCTTAATCATTGTTCAAATGTGAGAAAGGGCAGTGTCCGAAAGATTTACTTGTAAAAAATAGCTCAACAGACACACAGTTTACTGTGTGAGGCTGCTATTGGCAGAAACACTAGTGTCAGCCAGCAGAGGACGCCAGCAGcatgacgacacacacacacacacacacacacacacacacacctctgctcTGGATCTCACACGTTCAGAGTGGACTCTAGTGCTATTGAAGCTTGGGATGACCTGCAGCAAGGCATACTGTGGATCAGACACGCTCTACAGCAGTCTGCAGCTGCCCAGGGGGTTTTTGGTTTTCTTGGTCCTCTGCTTGTTTGGGCGCAGGTTAATGACCTCACGGCCGTTCAGATCGCCGGCGGCCTGGTGGAGGTGACTGCCCCCGGTAGTGTTGAAAACACCTCAAAACAGTAAGAACACATGTCATGAGCATTTAAAACAGCCACGCTAAAGCTACATTTAAACACTAGCAGtgttgtaatacaataaaataaaatgtacacaatgtgtctgtgatgtcatctctaataatcaaatgtgaccctgaaacacaaaaccagtcttaattaTACATcttctaaaagctgaataaatcaaatttccattgatgtctggtttgttaggaggacaatatttgactgagatacaactgtttgaaaatctggaatctgagggagcaaaaaaaatcacctttgaagtcgttcaaatgaattcttagcaatgcacattactaatcaaaaatgaagttttgatatatttactaaATGTGTTCATGGAACaagatcttaatatcctaatgatttttggcataaaagataccccccagagacttcagactggttttgtgctcgaAGGACACCAATAGtaacaattctgagaaaaatccaTAAGTGCGCCTGTCTGGAAACTCTCAGAGAGCGAAAGCACTTTTTGTTTATTGCTTGTAATGTTTCTTTGTTCCCCTTTATTTGCTTGTATGATTTGAAACTAGATTTAGTTGGTTATAATACTTAACATGcaattgttttgatttatttatttttgtaattattcaaAAAAAGTATCCCACTTatggtaatttaataaaaatgaaatacatttagtAAGGTTAGCAAACAAatcaattaatacaaaaataaaataaaattgtaattccAAGACTATAAATCAGATCGGATCATGTGATGTCCGAAAATACCCATCCATAAATGAAACattgtaaaaaagtttt is from Carassius auratus strain Wakin chromosome 13, ASM336829v1, whole genome shotgun sequence and encodes:
- the znf451 gene encoding E3 SUMO-protein ligase ZNF451 isoform X1, whose product is MNDRRAAPQRTDVMSSSAVTEDELEDEVEFVSEGSLRPVLECIDLLSDGEDEGGMSATHTVEEQVDKQRAHAMSTLDRLARQVAVEKLERREKCKAFKEKLISQQAHGRRELSVSHGNSGSSDAKRCVDIWLKMPGLQPGTVNSSSLWRRRSAPAAARCSPQTCPVINCARVYDNVPLLEGHLKRFDHSPCDPTITLRGSPAAFYACVACGCYFHSKCAWKDHVESKVSFPDTDGHSRSQSYQLIVCFACPACYLLFNIKEECLEHMSAKKHYTQSITLCEMKPLCLPIPVPRYAKNRLIALCKDVDFTVKCTACSKVLTSHMEARAHFNVHCNNGCAIVTADQSKAEIMRTMAVMGHCSSCPKPFFSLDEMEEHGELLKHEVKRVSSMDRALLYYSNYCEIQSAQKATACGSDSDGPSVKRKRLASLDSQLKSKKWSQLAWFCECGLRFIEEDQARKHLQAANQIFHKCAVCGKLMGELSIARLHMSRFHGGAHLSNFLFHCRQCKVEMPRMEDMMAHVGVSHRGHNYYQEREDTADDCVSSSMSPKPSTSAETEITRPDVCSSVSPPKAESWLCRMCEDLFDSEAAVRKHCGDLSSHSFQRFACGHCPQKFFKDSTLRRHCANEHGGDIILRYFCGLCDSMLYDTEEDFQEHYNSLHSQDYYCLQEAPNNSQAALENTTESPTASPEQLCPCMGSEKSREERKPIFTKCMKQLATENKCSYCCRQCDKNTPTYAEMKTHILLTHKTQSNEKSFDVLCTVCSHSHKDIPSFHSHYHKHHCQSEPCASSRASGADEKPGTSSSIINAKEIFPQSNVNEFQDVKNAITSSILEKEVTVSQDGDGAFDQDLKLALALSAEEAKKSKELDIEMEEALKRSLQEF
- the znf451 gene encoding E3 SUMO-protein ligase ZNF451 isoform X4 — translated: MSSSAVTEDELEDEVEFVSEGSLRPVLECIDLLSDGEDEGGMSATHTVEEQVDKQRAHAMSTLDRLARQVAVEKLERREKCKAFKEKLISQQAHGRRELSVSHGNSGSSDAKRCVDIWLKMPGLQPGTVNSSSLWRRRSAPAAARCSPQTCPVINCARVYDNVPLLEGHLKRFDHSPCDPTITLRGSPAAFYACVACGCYFHSKCAWKDHVESKVSFPDTDGHSRSQSYQLIVCFACPACYLLFNIKEECLEHMSAKKHYTQSITLCEMKPLCLPIPVPRYAKNRLIALCKDVDFTVKCTACSKVLTSHMEARAHFNVHCNNGCAIVTADQSKAEIMRTMAVMGHCSSCPKPFFSLDEMEEHGELLKHEVKRVSSMDRALLYYSNYCEIQSAQKATACGSDSDGPSVKRKRLASLDSQLKSKKWSQLAWFCECGLRFIEEDQARKHLQAANQIFHKCAVCGKLMGELSIARLHMSRFHGGAHLSNFLFHCRQCKVEMPRMEDMMAHVGVSHRGHNYYQEREDTADDCVSSSMSPKPSTSAETEITRPDVCSSVSPPKAESWLCRMCEDLFDSEAAVRKHCGDLSSHSFQRFACGHCPQKFFKDSTLRRHCANEHGGDIILRYFCGLCDSMLYDTEEDFQEHYNSLHSQDYYCLQEAPNNSQAALENTTESPTASPEQLCPCMGSEKSREERKPIFTKCMKQLATENKCSYCCRQCDKNTPTYAEMKTHILLTHKTQSNEKSFDVLCTVCSHSHKDIPSFHSHYHKHHCQSEPCASSRASGADEKPGTSSSIINAKEIFPQSNVNEFQDVKNAITSSILEKEVTVSQDGDGAFDQDLKLALALSAEEAKKSKELDIEMEEALKRSLQEF
- the znf451 gene encoding E3 SUMO-protein ligase ZNF451 isoform X3 — encoded protein: MNDRRAAPQRTDVMSSSAVTEDELEDEVEFVSEGSLRPVLECIDLLSDGEDEGGMSATHTVEEQVDKQRAHAMSTLDRLARQVAVEKLERREKCKAFKEKLISQQAHGRRELSVSHGNSGSSDAKRCVDIWLKMPGLQPGTVNSSSLWRRRSAPAAARCSPQTCPVINCARVYDNVPLLEGHLKRFDHSPCDPTITLRGSPAAFYACVACGCYFHSKCAWKDHVESKVSFPDTDGHSRSQSYQLIVCFACPACYLLFNIKEECLEHMSAKKHYTQSITLCEMKPLCLPIPVPRYAKNRLIALCKDVDFTVKCTACSKVLTSHMEARAHFNVHCNNGCAIVTADQSKAEIMRTMAVMGHCSSCPKPFFSLDEMEEHGELLKHEVKRVSSMDRALLYYSNYCEIQSAQKATACGSDSDGPSVKRKRLASLDSQLKSKKWSQLAWFCECGLRFIEEDQARKHLQAANQIFHKCAVCGKLMGELSIARLHMSRFHGGAHLSNFLFHCRQCKVEMPRMEDMMAHVGVSHRGHNYYQEREDTADDCVSSSMSPKPSTSAETEITRPDVCSSVSPPKAESWLCRMCEDLFDSEAAVRKHCGDLSSHSFQRFACGHCPQKFFKDSTLRRHCANEHGGDIILRYFCGLCDSMLYDTEEDFQEHYNSLHSQDYYCLQEAPNNSQAALENTTESPTASPEQLCPCMGSEKSREERKPIFTKCMKQLATENKCSYCCRQCDKNTPTYAEMKTHILLTHKTQSNEKSFDVLCTVCSHSHKDIPSFHSHYHKHHCQSEPCASSRASGADEKPGTSSSIINAKEIFPQSNVNEFQDVKNAITSSILEKEVTVSQDGDGAFDQDLKLALALSAEEAKKSKELDIALHA